A genome region from Primulina eburnea isolate SZY01 chromosome 9, ASM2296580v1, whole genome shotgun sequence includes the following:
- the LOC140841885 gene encoding QWRF motif-containing protein 2-like, with protein MVAAVSGAASITDLENPKRPPLLPSEKDNNGVSNNQRKPKSRMVSSRYMSSPSTSTSTSNSSSVSSSSSSSKRFPSPLLSRNSTAVSNSPSVVPKRSVSVDRRRPAVARPLIPDLDSKNDSASDVSAATKLLVTSTRSLSVSFQGEAFSLPISKTKVTPASPNLSNVRKGTPERRRTSSPFRGKGDVGGDQAEIAKHVDQHRWPARNRMMDSLSRSFDSRGSVVGRSELIGSGNMIRALQQSIIDERKPSIDDRSSLDLGSSELLKAVQPVSDGNSVNNDSSVPSDLTASDSDSVSSGSTSEVQECGGAASRRNGLRGISVSARFWQETNGRLRRLHDPGSPLSTSPSSKLIMPPKFKMYASDGPLSSSRTMSPPIHGGIRPASPGKLMPPVGSSPLRGHSPSRIRNVVSTISNHFFETPSVLSFAVDVRRGKVGENRIVDAHLLRLLYDRHLQWRIVNARTEAILLVQKHSAEKNLWNAWITISDLRDSVTKRRHRLQLLRQKLKLVSILKGQISFLENWASLDKDHSTAVLGAIKALKASTLRLPVGGGAVTEVQSLKDAIGSAVEVTQTMASSIYSLLPTVEELNSLVTELAKVTAKECSLLEQCKHFISLLASMQVKNNSLRTHILQHNRVSTAS; from the exons ATGGTGGCTGCTGTTTCTGGAGCAGCTTCAATTACAGACCTAGAAAACCCTAAAAGACCTCCATTGTTACCTTCCGAGAAAGATAATAATGGGGTTTCAAATAATCAGAGAAAGCCCAAATCTAGAATGGTTTCTTCTAGGTACATGTCCTCCCCTTCAACTTCCACTTCCACTTCAAATTCATCGTCTGTTTCCTCGTCTTCTTCTTCATCTAAAAGGTTTCCCTCCCCTCTGCTTTCAAGAAACTCAACCGCAGTGTCCAATTCGCCATCTGTTGTTCCCAAGAGGTCTGTATCTGTAGACCGCCGGCGTCCGGCGGTGGCCAGGCCATTAATACCCGATCTTGACTCCAAGAATGACAGTGCCTCTGATGTTTCAGCTGCCACAAAGCTCCTTGTCACATCTACCCGGAGTTTGTCGGTTTCCTTTCAGGGTGAAGCCTTTTCACTTCCTATTAGCAAGACTAAGGTGACCCCTGCGTCACCTAATTTGAGTAATGTTAGGAAAGGAACCCCTGAGAGGAGGAGAACTAGCAGTCCTTTTAGGGGAAAGGGAGATGTGGGAGGAGATCAGGCTGAGATTGCTAAACATGTTGATCAGCATAGATGGCCTGCAAGGAACCGGATGATGGACTCATTATCGAGGAGTTTTGATAGTAGAGGCAGTGTTGTGGGGAGGAGCGAGTTAATTGGATCTGGAAACATGATTCGAGCTTTGCAGCAGTCGATAATTGATGAGAGGAAGCCTTCGATTGATGATAGATCGAGTCTTGATTTGGGCAGTTCCGAGCTTCTAAAGGCCGTTCAACCAGTCTCTGATGGAAATTCGGTTAATAATGATTCATCTGTGCCATCTGATCTCACAGCTTCTGATTCAGACAGCGTTTCTTCTGGTAGTACTTCAGAAGTTCAAGAGTGTGGTGGGGCTGCCAGTAGGCGAAATGGTCTTCGTGGGATTTCTGTTTCAGCGAGGTTTTGGCAAGAAACAAATGGCCGATTGAGGCGGCTTCATGATCCAGGTTCACCTTTATCAACAAGTCCTTCGTCCAAACTTATTATGCCCCCAAAATTTAAAATGTATGCTAGTGACGGTCCATTATCATCCTCACGAACAATGTCGCCTCCTATACATGGAGGTATTAGACCTGCATCACCTGGCAAGCTGATGCCACCCGTAGGTTCATCTCCACTGCGAGGCCATAGTCCATCTAGGATCAGGAATGTTGTTAGCACTATTAGTAACCATTTTTTTGAAACACCTTCAGTCCTTAGTTTTGCTGTTGATGTTCGGAGGGGAAAGGTAGGAGAAAACCGAATTGTTGATGCACACTTATTGAGACTTCTGTACGACCGGCATCTCCAGTGGCGCATTGTAAATGCTAGAACTGAAGCAATCTTACTGGTGCAGAAACACAGTGCAGAG AAAAATCTATGGAATGCGTGGATAACAATCTCCGATTTACGTGACTCTGTTACCAAAAGAAGACACAGATTGCAATTGCTGAGGCAAAAGCTGAAATTAGTTTCCATTCTGAAAGGACAA ATCTCCTTTTTAGAAAATTGGGCTTCTTTGGACAAGGATCACTCAACTGCTGTTCTTGGAGCTATCAAGGCTTTGAAGGCCAGTACCCTCCGTCTTCCAGTTGGTGGAGGAGCAGTT ACAGAAGTCCAAAGCTTGAAAGATGCAATCGGTTCTGCAGTCGAAGTTACACAGACAATGGCATCCTCTATATACTCACTTCTGCCAACT GTTGAGGAATTGAATTCTTTAGTGACCGAGCTTGCAAAGGTGACGGCAAAAGAATGTTCTTTGCTCGAACAATGCAAACATTTCATATCCTTGTTAGCTTCCATGCAG GTTAAAAACAATAGTCTGAGAACACACATACTGCAACATAACCGTGTATCAACAGCTTCTTAA
- the LOC140840619 gene encoding uncharacterized protein isoform X1 produces the protein MSLSGIHGQLLEITVVGCNKLRNTEWISRKDPYVCLDYASLKRRTRTCNGGGKNPTFQEKFKITLIEGFLEINITVWNSNKRTSADFIGNGKVLLQGVLCQGYDDSCWPLQDRKGRHAGEVRLVMHYANAKKLTTSYVPSAPPYAATVPTYPALYSAPPPVSSHPPLPASYPPPVPPPYPEPLYHHQPSPYHPAYQTPPPYPQQPPYQPAPPNPQYYYPQGIYPPPPHPRHHMFCNIYFIIPRCSFLHSIVRSIIR, from the exons ATGTCTCTTTCTGGAATCCATGGTCAACTACTAGAGATCACGG TTGTTGGTTGTAATAAGTTGAGAAACACTGAGTGGATTTCACGGAAAGATCCCTACGTTTGTCTGGATTACGCCAGCTTGAAGCGTCGTACGCGTACTTGTAATG GCGGAGGGAAAAATCCTACCTTTCAAGAGAAATTCAAGATTACATTGATAGAAGGGTTCCTGGAGATAAATATTACGGTCTGGAATAGCAACAAACGGACTTCTGCTGATTTTATTGGAAACGGAAA GGTTCTATTACAGGGAGTTTTATGTCAAGGCTACGATGACAGTTGCTGGCCTCTTCAGGACAGGAAAGGCAG GCATGCTGGAGAAGTTCGATTAGTAATGCATTATGCTAATGCCAAG AAGCTTACAACTAGCTATGTTCCATCAGCTCCACCATATGCAGCCACAGTACCGACTTATCCCGCTCTTTACTCGGCCCCTCCGCCTGTATCGTCACATCCTCCGTTACCAGCTAGCTACCCACCACCAGTTCCTCCTCCCTATCCAGAGCCACTGTATCATCATCAGCCTTCTCCTTATCATCCGGCTTATCAAACACCTCCACCATATCCTCAACAACCACCTTATCAGCCAGCACCCCCCAACCCTCAATATTATTACCCTcaag GTATATATCCTCCACCTCCGCATCCACGACATCACATGTtttgtaatatatattttatcattCCTCGATGTTCTTTCCTACACTCTATTGTTCGATCAATTATACGATAG
- the LOC140840618 gene encoding scopoletin glucosyltransferase-like, with protein sequence MSKLHLIIFLPFMAHGHMIPMLDMAKLFNSRGVRTTILSTLAFSDPIKKAQESGIEIGLIIIRLPNQESGLPEYIQRLDQVTTVDLVQKFVEAISLLQEPVEKLIQEFNPNCLVSDTFFPWTTDSAAKFCIPRLVFHGTGYLARCASEQMRLHKPFKNVSSDSEPFILPYLPHQLKFTRTQISPFDLRETEGEFAELIFQSREADRRSYGVAVNSFYELESSYADHYRNFLGIKAWNIGPLLLCNNGDEEKAGRGRKSSIDEHECLAWLDSKKPGSVVYACFGSMVSCTQAQLHEIAFGLESSGQDFIWVVRERRIDEMKSDFLPNEFEERIREKGLIINGWAPQVLILDHPSIGSFVTHCGWNSILEGVCAGVPMVTWPMFAEQFFNEKLVTQVLRIGVSVGNKQWRTVAIEGVQREAVAEAVRHVMVSGEAAEMRNRAKCYREMARKAVEEGGSSYTDLSALIEELSVYRRSK encoded by the coding sequence CTTGCGTTCTCAGATCCCATTAAAAAGGCCCAAGAATCAGGAATCGAGATTGGTTTAATAATCATCAGGCTACCGAATCAAGAATCAGGCCTGCCAGAGTACATTCAAAGACTTGATCAAGTCACTACAGTAGATTTAGTCCAAAAATTTGTTGAGGCCATATCTTTACTGCAAGAACCAGTTGAGAAACTGATCCAAGAATTCAATCCCAATTGTCTTGTTTCTGATACGTTCTTTCCATGGACCACAGATTCTGCAGCCAAATTCTGTATCCCACGATTGGTTTTCCATGGTACGGGGTATCTAGCGCGTTGTGCCTCGGAGCAAATGAGGCTACACAAGCCTTTCAAGAATGTGTCTTCTGATTCAGAACCCTTTATTCTTCCGTATCTTCCGCATCAGCTGAAGTTTACGAGAACACAGATTTCTCCATTTGATCTAAGGGAAACTGAAGGTGAATTTGCAGAGTTGATTTTTCAGTCAAGAGAGGCAGATAGGAGAAGCTATGGAGTTGCGGTTAACAGCTTTTATGAACTTGAATCCAGTTACGCTGATCATTATAGAAACTTTTTAGGGATCAAGGCATGGAATATAGGCCCTCTTTTGCTGTGCAACAATGGAGATGAGGAAAAGGCGGGGAGAGGAAGGAAATCGTCTATTGATGAACATGAATGCCTTGCATGGCTGGACTCCAAGAAACCTGGTTCTGTCGTTTACGCGTGTTTCGGAAGCATGGTGAGCTGCACTCAGGCTCAGTTACACGAGATTGCTTTTGGGCTCGAGTCTTCAGGCCAAGATTTCATTTGGGTTGTGAGAGAAAGGAGAATTGACGAAATGAAAAGCGATTTCTTGCCGAACGAGTTCGAGGAGAGGATCAGAGAGAAGGGCTTGATCATAAATGGGTGGGCTCCCCAAGTGCTGATTCTTGATCATCCTTCGATAGGGTCGTTTGTGACGCACTGCGGATGGAATTCAATCCTGGAAGGAGTATGCGCGGGTGTGCCTATGGTTACCTGGCCGATGTTTGCGGAGCAGTTTTTTAATGAGAAACTGGTGACACAGGTTTTGAGGATCGGAGTTTCGGTTGGGAACAAGCAGTGGCGGACGGTGGCTATAGAAGGCGTGCAACGGGAGGCGGTGGCCGAGGCGGTGAGGCATGTGATGGTGAGCGGAGAAGCGGCGGAGATGAGAAACCGAGCCAAATGTTACAGAGAAATGGCAAGAAAAGCTGTTGAAGAAGGTGGATCTTCTTACACTGATTTGAGTGCTTTAATTGAAGAATTGAGTGTTTATCGGAGGAGTAAATAA
- the LOC140841884 gene encoding cyclin-D3-2-like — translation MSTNQSSLFDTLYCYEEEEEEESEITLNNDCFNGENHSFCRSKLLLEQDLFWDDEELQSLFCKEKETCIKSNTIIEAGFSLSLARKEAVEWVLRTNSFFGFSAMTAILAVNYLGRFLSSLSLQKDEPWMIQLAAVTCLSLAAKVEETRVPLLVDLQVECTKYVFEAKTIQRMEILVLSSLKWRMNPVTPLSFLDHIVRRLGLKRYIHWEFLRLCENLLLTIISDSRFLRYLPSVLATATMLHVIHQVAQCNAIGYENQLLEVLKINKEEVDECLELIQETLRSGGLNGKNMTQKRKFCQISTSPGGAMDSFSIPSSPSDNSLLAAASCISSATNHPIFKKSRVQ, via the exons ATGTCTACAAATCAGAGTTCTTTGTTTGATACCCTCTATTgttatgaagaagaagaagaagaagagagcGAAATTACATTGAACAATGACTGTTTCAATGGAGAAAATCATTCCTTTTGCCGTTCCAAGTTGTTATTGGAGCAAGATTTGTTTTGGGATGATGAGGAGCTCCAATCCCTTTTCTGTAAAGAGAAAGAAACTTGTATTAAATCTAACACCATTATTGAAGCTGGATTTTCGCTTTCTCTGGCTAGAAAAGAGGCAGTAGAATGGGTTCTGAGAACCAATTCCTTTTTTGGGTTTTCAGCCATGACTGCTATCCTTGCAGTCAATTATCTGGGCAGGTTTCTTTCTAGCCTGAGTTTGCAGAAAGATGAGCCATGGATGATTCAGCTTGCAGCTGTTACTTGCCTATCTTTGGCTGCTAAAGTTGAAGAAACTCGTGTTCCTCTTCTCGTAGACCTTCAA GTGGAGTGTACCAAGTATGTGTTCGAGGCAAAAACCATTCAAAGAATGGAGATTTTAGTGCTTTCATCTCTCAAATGGAGGATGAATCCCGTGACCCCACTTTCATTTCTTGATCACATTGTGAGGAGGCTTGGATTGAAGAGATACATCCACTGGGAATTCCTCAGGCTCTGTGAAAATCTACTTCTCACTATCATCTCGG ATTCAAGATTCCTACGTTATCTGCCGTCTGTTTTGGCTACTGCCACCATGCTTCATGTTATTCATCAAGTTGCGCAATGCAATGCCATTGGCTACGAAAACCAGCTCCTTGAAGTTCTCAAAATCAACAAG GAAGAAGTGGATGAATGTCTTGAACTCATTCAAGAAACACTTCGCAGCGGTGGTTTAAATGGCAAAAACATGACTCAAAAGCGCAAGTTTTGCCAGATCTCAACCAGCCCAGGTGGTGCAATGGATTCATTTTCCATTCCAAGTAGTCCAAGTGACAATTCATTGTTAGCCGCAGCATCATGCATTTCTTCTGCAACAAATCATCCCATTTTCAAGAAAAGCAGAGTTCAATAA
- the LOC140840620 gene encoding cyclase-like protein 1, with protein sequence MMIMNFGYLQLLLLMATCVVASIVELGDIFDITHEYRPGMPIFGSSDGARLIVGPYKGINDTENRELNYSPMQLATDSGTHTKAYTTVEELDLETLNGPVLVVEVPKDKNLTAEVVEFLKIPDHVERVLFKTSNSDRDLMLKKEFDSSYTGFTTDGAEWLAKNTNIKLVGIDYLSVAVMHDRESVYKLLGKDIIPLEGLDIGGIRPGEYSLRCLPLGISDASEAPTRCILIQ encoded by the exons ATGATGATCATGAATTTTGGCTACCTTCAATTGTTGCTACTTATGGCGACGTGCGTCGTTGCCTCCATAGTCGAACTTGGCGATATCTTCGATATCACCCATGAGTACAGGCCCGGAATGCCCATATTCGGCTCGTCCGACGGGGCCAGACTCATTGTTGGTCCATACAAAGGAATCAATGACACGGAAAACCGCGAGCTCAACTATTCCCCCATGCAACTCGCCACTGATTCCGGGACGCACACCAAGGCCTACACCACTGTCGAGGAACTCGACCTTGAGACTCTCAATG GTCCTGTGTTGGTTGTGGAGGTTCCCAAGGACAAGAACCTTACAG CTGAGGTGGTGGAGTTTTTGAAAATCCCCGATCATGTAGAACGCGTGCTTTTCAAAACATCGAATTCTGACag GGATCTAATGCTTAAAAAGGAATTCGACTCGAGCTACACTGGATTTACAACTGATGGGGCAGAGTGGTTGGCAAAAAACACCAATATAAAACTCGTTG GAATTGATTACTTATCTGTTGCTGTAATGCACGATAGGGAGTCAGTTTATAAGCTCCTGGGCAAG GACATTATTCCTCTGGAAGGCTTGGATATTGGTGGCATTCGTCCGGGAGAATACTCTCTCAGATGTCTACCACTAGGCATATCTGATGCATCCGAGGCACCAACAAGATGCATTCTGATCCAGTGA
- the LOC140840621 gene encoding cyclase-like protein 2 produces MFKKEFDTSYVGFMKDGAQWLVDNTDIKLVGIDYLSVAAFADLIPSHLVFLEGREIILVEGLKLDGVQPGIYSVHCLPLRLLGAEGSPIRCILIK; encoded by the exons ATGTTCAAGAAGGAGTTTGACACAAGTTATGTGGGATTCATGAAAGACGGGGCGCAGTGGCTAGTCGATAACACTGACATAAAACTTGTTG GAATTGATTACTTGTCCGTTGCTGCGTTTGCTGATTTAATACCTTCCCATCTGGTGTTCCTCGAAGGCAGG GAAATCATCCTTGTTGAAGGCCTGAAACTAGACGGTGTCCAGCCTGGGATATACTCCGTGCATTGTCTGCCATTGAGATTGCTTGGTGCTGAGGGCTCCCCCATAAGATGCATCCTGATTAAGTGA
- the LOC140840619 gene encoding elicitor-responsive protein 1-like isoform X2 — translation MSLSGIHGQLLEITVVGCNKLRNTEWISRKDPYVCLDYASLKRRTRTCNGGGKNPTFQEKFKITLIEGFLEINITVWNSNKRTSADFIGNGKVLLQGVLCQGYDDSCWPLQDRKGRHAGEVRLVMHYANAKKLTTSYVPSAPPYAATVPTYPALYSAPPPVSSHPPLPASYPPPVPPPYPEPLYHHQPSPYHPAYQTPPPYPQQPPYQPAPPNPQYYYPQGIYPPPLHPRHHMF, via the exons ATGTCTCTTTCTGGAATCCATGGTCAACTACTAGAGATCACGG TTGTTGGTTGTAATAAGTTGAGAAACACTGAGTGGATTTCACGGAAAGATCCCTACGTTTGTCTGGATTACGCCAGCTTGAAGCGTCGTACGCGTACTTGTAATG GCGGAGGGAAAAATCCTACCTTTCAAGAGAAATTCAAGATTACATTGATAGAAGGGTTCCTGGAGATAAATATTACGGTCTGGAATAGCAACAAACGGACTTCTGCTGATTTTATTGGAAACGGAAA GGTTCTATTACAGGGAGTTTTATGTCAAGGCTACGATGACAGTTGCTGGCCTCTTCAGGACAGGAAAGGCAG GCATGCTGGAGAAGTTCGATTAGTAATGCATTATGCTAATGCCAAG AAGCTTACAACTAGCTATGTTCCATCAGCTCCACCATATGCAGCCACAGTACCGACTTATCCCGCTCTTTACTCGGCCCCTCCGCCTGTATCGTCACATCCTCCGTTACCAGCTAGCTACCCACCACCAGTTCCTCCTCCCTATCCAGAGCCACTGTATCATCATCAGCCTTCTCCTTATCATCCGGCTTATCAAACACCTCCACCATATCCTCAACAACCACCTTATCAGCCAGCACCCCCCAACCCTCAATATTATTACCCTcaag GTATATATCCTCCACCTCTGCATCCACGACATCACATGTTTTGA
- the LOC140841883 gene encoding cysteine proteinase mucunain-like, translating to MASPFNRLFCLLFLSLFIFSSALDMSIITYDGAHGVGLTRSEEDAMSLYESWLVKHGKAYNAIGEKERRFEIFKDNLRFIEEHNSEDRTYKLGLNRFADLTNEEYRSMFVGGRMDRKTRLLNGKASNRYAFKEGDGLPESVDWREKGAVAPVKDQGQCGSCWAFSTVAAVEGVNKIVTGDLVVLSEQELVDCDKAYNQGCNGGLMDYAFQFIVKNGGIDTSVDYPYRARDGSCDQYRKNAKVVSIDTYEDVPENDEQSLRKAVANQPVSVAIEAGGRAFQLYQSGVFTGQCGTALDHGVVAVGYGTENGEDYWIVRNSWGPSWGERGYIRLQRNVANITTGKCGIAIEASYPLKTGQNPPNPGPSPPTPVKPPTVCDDIYTCPEGSTCCCVYQYGNYCFGWGCCPLESATCCDDHSSCCPHDYPVCDLEAGTCLMSKDNPMGVKALRRGDATPNWASLGGGRKITVS from the exons ATGGCTTCTCCATTCAACCGTTTGTTCTGTCTTCTTTTCCTATCCCTTTTCATCTTTTCATCCGCCCTTGATATGTCCATAATCACTTACGATGGCGCCCACGGTGTGGGTCTGACCAGATCCGAAGAAGATGCCATGTCCCTTTACGAGTCATGGCTCGTGAAACACGGAAAAGCTTATAACGCCATAGGCGAGAAAGAGAGACGTTTCGAGATTTTTAAGGACAACTTGAGATTCATCGAAGAGCACAATTCCGAAGACCGGACGTATAAACTAGGGCTGAACCGATTCGCGGATCTGACAAACGAGGAGTACAGGTCCATGTTCGTTGGCGGAAGGATGGACAGGAAGACCCGGCTGCTGAACGGGAAAGCGAGTAACCGGTACGCGTTCAAGGAAGGCGATGGGCTGCCGGAATCCGTTGATTGGAGAGAGAAAGGCGCCGTTGCTCCGGTAAAAGATCAGGGCCAATGCG GGAGTTGCTGGGCTTTCTCGACTGTTGCTGCTGTTGAAGGAGTAAATAAGATTGTAACTGGAGATCTCGTAGTCTTGTCGGAACAAGAGCTCGTTGATTGCGATAAAGCATACAACCAGGGTTGCAATGGTGGTCTTATGGACTATGCATTCCAATTTATCGTCAAAAATGGTGGCATTGATACAAGTGTCGATTACCCTTACAGGGCTCGTGATGGATCCTGTGATCAGTATCGG AAAAATGCGAAGGTAGTCTCCATTGATACCTACGAGGATGTTCCTGAAAATGATGAGCAGTCTTTGAGGAAAGCTGTGGCAAATCAACCAGTCAGTGTTGCCATTGAAGCTGGAGGCCGAGCTTTCCAACTCTACCAATCG GGAGTGTTCACTGGTCAATGTGGTACCGCTCTAGACCATGGGGTTGTTGCCGTTGGATATGGAACCGAAAATGGTGAAGACTACTGGATCGTGAGAAACTCATGGGGTCCAAGCTGGGGAGAGAGGGGGTACATTAGGCTTCAACGTAATGTGGCTAATATTACCACAGGCAAGTGTGGGATAGCTATAGAAGCATCTTATCCTCTCAAAACGGGTCAGAACCCTCCAAACCCAGGCCCATCACCTCCAACACCGGTGAAACCCCCCACTGTGTGCGACGATATCTACACGTGCCCGGAGGGCAGTACTTGTTGCTGCGTTTACCAGTATGGAAACTACTGCTTCGGTTGGGGATGCTGCCCGTTGGAGTCTGCTACGTGCTGTGATGACCACTCTAGCTGCTGCCCCCACGACTACCCTGTCTGTGATCTTGAAGCCGGCACCTGTCTAATG AGCAAGGATAATCCAATGGGAGTGAAAGCTTTGAGACGAGGTGATGCCACTCCCAACTGGGCCAGTCTTGGCGGAGGCAGGAAAATCACCGTTTCTTGA